A single Photobacterium toruni DNA region contains:
- a CDS encoding Nramp family divalent metal transporter, which produces MNRAVIAVDMQPIPFNLKLKKKLLLLGPAFIAAIGYIDPGNFATNIESGSAFGYQLLWVVLWANLMAMLIQYLSAKLGIVTGKNLAEHLRDHLPKWAIGPYWIQAEIIAMATDLAEFIGAAVGFQLLFNISLMEGAVITAIVTIMILMLNNKSQKPLEIVIGTLLLLVAVIYIFELFIAPPASHALMTGLIVPTLNSPHQIYLAAGILGATVMPHVIYLHSALFKNTYGEKVSTRLRSTKYDVLIAMVIAGFVNIAIVAMAAAVFHYSGNKDIAEIETAYKTLTPLVGKAASVLFGVSLVASGLSSTVVGTMAGQVVMQGFVKFGIPMWLRRSVTMIPSFIVIALAVNTTEILVMSQVVLSFGIALAIIPLLYFTNSKVIMGKYKNNKIVSILGLIIIAIVLALNLYLSYTLLV; this is translated from the coding sequence ATGAATAGAGCAGTTATTGCAGTTGATATGCAGCCAATCCCATTTAATTTAAAATTAAAAAAGAAATTACTTTTATTAGGCCCTGCATTCATTGCTGCTATTGGCTATATTGATCCCGGCAATTTTGCGACAAATATTGAGTCAGGATCTGCCTTTGGATACCAACTTTTATGGGTGGTATTATGGGCAAATTTAATGGCGATGTTGATTCAATATCTCTCTGCTAAATTAGGGATAGTAACAGGCAAAAACTTAGCAGAACACTTACGTGATCATCTTCCTAAATGGGCGATAGGCCCTTATTGGATACAAGCTGAAATCATAGCTATGGCGACTGATCTTGCTGAATTCATTGGTGCAGCCGTTGGTTTCCAATTATTATTTAATATTAGTTTAATGGAAGGTGCTGTTATTACAGCTATCGTTACAATAATGATACTGATGCTTAATAATAAAAGTCAAAAACCACTCGAGATTGTTATTGGTACTTTATTATTATTAGTTGCTGTAATTTATATTTTTGAATTATTCATTGCACCGCCAGCATCTCATGCTCTGATGACTGGATTGATTGTTCCCACATTGAATAGTCCACACCAAATATATTTAGCCGCGGGTATTCTTGGTGCTACGGTAATGCCGCATGTTATTTACTTACATTCTGCATTATTTAAAAATACTTATGGTGAAAAAGTATCAACACGATTACGTTCAACAAAATATGATGTATTAATTGCAATGGTTATTGCTGGATTTGTAAATATAGCTATTGTTGCAATGGCTGCCGCAGTATTTCATTATTCAGGTAATAAAGATATTGCTGAAATAGAAACGGCATATAAAACATTGACACCATTAGTGGGTAAAGCTGCATCAGTATTGTTTGGTGTTTCATTAGTCGCATCAGGGCTTTCATCAACAGTCGTAGGTACAATGGCTGGACAAGTTGTAATGCAAGGCTTTGTTAAATTTGGTATTCCAATGTGGTTACGTCGTTCAGTTACTATGATTCCATCATTTATTGTTATCGCTTTGGCAGTAAATACAACTGAAATTTTAGTCATGAGCCAAGTTGTTTTAAGCTTTGGTATAGCACTAGCAATTATTCCACTATTATACTTTACTAACAGCAAAGTAATTATGGGTAAATATAAAAACAATAAAATAGTTTCAATATTAGGATTAATCATTATTGCTATCGTTCTTGCTCTAAATTTATATTTAAGTTATACATTACTCGTTTAA
- a CDS encoding YbhB/YbcL family Raf kinase inhibitor-like protein, whose translation MTTFTMTSNSIAEEQHYDKRFSFNSFGNDGDNISPQLAWENAPEGTKSFAVTCFDPDAPTDCGFWHWQVINIPASTHELAEGASDHLAAGLEMRNDYGFNGYGGACPPEGHGVHRYVFTVWALPCEKMEVPDDASCALVSYMLNGTALAKSTITAHYQR comes from the coding sequence ATGACAACATTTACAATGACAAGTAACAGTATTGCTGAAGAGCAGCACTACGATAAGCGTTTTTCATTTAATAGCTTTGGTAACGATGGTGATAATATTTCCCCTCAACTTGCATGGGAAAATGCGCCTGAAGGTACAAAAAGCTTCGCTGTAACATGTTTCGATCCTGATGCACCAACTGATTGTGGTTTTTGGCATTGGCAAGTTATTAATATTCCAGCATCAACACATGAATTAGCTGAGGGAGCATCTGATCATCTTGCTGCTGGTTTAGAAATGCGTAATGACTACGGCTTTAATGGTTACGGCGGCGCATGTCCTCCAGAAGGTCATGGTGTTCACCGTTATGTATTCACAGTATGGGCATTGCCTTGTGAAAAAATGGAAGTTCCTGATGACGCATCATGTGCACTAGTAAGTTACATGCTTAATGGCACAGCTTTAGCTAAATCAACGATCACTGCGCATTATCAACGTTAA
- a CDS encoding DUF1439 domain-containing protein: protein MRLKLLLIVGCVLFFTGCASYGVTENEMQSYLNKETQFNHSVGIQGLAYATGKFDNIKVGIGRVAKNKINVVATATADLELMGQPTQNISIKANFSAVPYYNQEQGAIYLKNLNIESLDVTPQRLNNVLTKPVITPIVSFLSQILSTKPVYKLNDNEIEQSLLKKTKPELVIKNHRLVLDW, encoded by the coding sequence ATGCGTTTAAAATTATTATTAATTGTAGGTTGTGTCTTATTCTTTACTGGTTGTGCTAGTTACGGTGTAACTGAAAATGAAATGCAATCTTACTTAAATAAAGAAACCCAATTTAATCATTCCGTTGGCATTCAAGGTCTAGCCTATGCCACCGGTAAATTTGATAATATAAAAGTAGGAATTGGACGTGTTGCAAAAAATAAAATTAATGTCGTGGCAACGGCAACAGCTGACTTAGAGTTAATGGGACAACCCACCCAAAATATATCAATTAAAGCCAATTTTAGTGCTGTTCCCTATTATAACCAAGAGCAAGGTGCTATTTACTTAAAAAATCTCAATATTGAATCATTAGACGTTACGCCCCAGCGGTTAAATAATGTATTAACAAAACCGGTTATCACCCCTATTGTTTCTTTCTTGAGCCAAATCTTATCAACCAAACCAGTGTATAAACTTAATGATAATGAAATAGAACAATCATTACTGAAAAAAACCAAACCTGAATTAGTAATTAAAAATCATCGATTAGTTTTAGATTGGTAA
- a CDS encoding cupin domain-containing protein, with protein sequence MSTFISKDIWSDFTADPEFPGFSFRDTDESNANCVTALLERWQAGTIEDPHHHPHDDMSIIVTGEIAIQFYLRINGELVNDGEPMILTAGQTGYIKANRIHSVVYTADCDMVYIQNKTFGFETDK encoded by the coding sequence ATGAGCACGTTTATTTCAAAAGACATTTGGTCTGATTTTACTGCTGATCCTGAATTTCCTGGATTTAGTTTTCGAGATACTGATGAAAGTAATGCTAATTGTGTAACGGCATTACTTGAACGTTGGCAAGCCGGTACAATCGAAGATCCTCATCACCACCCACATGATGATATGTCAATTATCGTTACTGGCGAAATCGCAATTCAATTCTATCTTCGTATCAACGGGGAACTAGTTAACGATGGCGAACCAATGATCTTAACCGCTGGTCAAACGGGTTATATTAAAGCTAATCGTATTCATAGTGTGGTATACACTGCAGATTGTGACATGGTATATATTCAAAATAAAACATTTGGTTTTGAAACCGATAAGTAA
- a CDS encoding ATP-binding cassette domain-containing protein, with the protein MCTKALVLTDINKWFGSIHALRNINLNINKGEIIALLGDNGAGKSTLIKLIAGVESFDSGCISIQGKSIDKKGHNVKTARKLGIETVYQSGSLGEQQSVWRNLFLGRHIRTKLGFIDQKQERQQAQQLLQKLDFRGVGANIESCISQLSGGECQGLAIGRAMLFDAKLVILDEPTTALSLGEVEKVLHFIETLKSQHRACLLITHNINDAYRVADRFVVMDRGAIVAEYNKTEMDQQSLQQALLAAVGRGAA; encoded by the coding sequence ATGTGCACTAAAGCATTAGTACTTACTGATATTAATAAATGGTTTGGATCGATTCACGCGCTACGCAATATAAACTTGAATATTAATAAAGGTGAGATTATTGCGCTACTTGGTGACAATGGTGCAGGAAAATCAACACTAATTAAACTTATCGCCGGTGTTGAATCGTTTGATTCTGGCTGTATAAGCATTCAAGGAAAATCTATTGATAAGAAAGGTCATAATGTAAAAACAGCCCGCAAATTAGGTATTGAAACGGTTTATCAATCAGGATCATTAGGAGAACAACAATCAGTATGGCGTAACTTATTCTTAGGCCGCCACATTCGAACCAAATTAGGATTTATTGACCAAAAACAAGAACGTCAGCAAGCACAACAGTTACTACAAAAACTCGACTTTCGGGGTGTAGGCGCTAATATTGAAAGTTGTATTTCACAGCTTTCAGGCGGAGAATGTCAAGGTTTAGCGATTGGCCGCGCAATGTTATTTGATGCGAAATTGGTTATACTTGATGAGCCAACAACAGCATTATCACTGGGTGAAGTTGAGAAGGTATTGCACTTTATCGAAACATTAAAATCACAACATCGTGCTTGTTTACTCATTACTCACAACATAAATGACGCTTACCGTGTCGCAGATCGTTTTGTTGTTATGGATCGCGGGGCGATTGTTGCAGAATATAATAAAACGGAAATGGATCAACAATCACTACAACAAGCACTTCTTGCTGCTGTTGGTCGAGGTGCTGCATGA
- a CDS encoding sigma factor-like helix-turn-helix DNA-binding protein, translating into MTINHITSSMLDSLPSRDKEIICRRFGLLGHESQTLQEVADEVGLTRERVRQLQVISLKKLRKYLQRDNYDISILFADTA; encoded by the coding sequence ATGACGATTAACCATATAACATCTTCTATGTTAGACAGCTTACCTTCTCGTGATAAAGAAATTATTTGCCGTCGTTTTGGTCTGCTCGGGCATGAATCACAAACCCTTCAAGAAGTTGCAGATGAAGTAGGATTAACACGTGAACGAGTCCGCCAACTACAAGTTATTTCATTAAAAAAACTTCGTAAGTATTTACAGCGCGATAACTACGATATCTCGATACTATTTGCTGACACTGCATGA
- the chrA gene encoding chromate efflux transporter, which yields MVTVFWQFLMLGMCSFGGPAAHIGYFQQAFIIKRKWLTDEDFTQAIALCQFLPGPASSQLGMYIGYKKAGYLGSIAAFIGFTLPSFVLLTFLAVANNEFGHAVIVEYIIIAAKLLAVVVVTDALWGMIKKNLTSITTVITALLTMVWLIFSDGLLGQIVPIIIASIIGYLWSFKTQPVLNQQLIKPIRPHSGLLVTFLSLFVLLPFIVTANGSVNLFTIFYQAGSFVFGGGHVVLPLLQPMLDGMITDNTFLSAYASAQLVPGPMFTMASYLGASAMPSTPLWGSLVATVAVFLPGSLLLFAFLPAWKALFTHPRLTYAILLINACVVGLLGSAFINPVITSSIKSVSDVIAIVAGYILIKKWRCPVWMLAIVLFIYVLIIKL from the coding sequence ATGGTAACGGTTTTTTGGCAGTTTTTAATGCTAGGGATGTGTAGTTTTGGCGGCCCAGCGGCACACATAGGTTATTTTCAGCAAGCATTTATTATAAAAAGAAAATGGCTTACTGATGAAGATTTTACACAAGCTATTGCGTTATGTCAGTTTTTACCCGGACCTGCAAGTAGTCAACTGGGTATGTATATTGGTTATAAAAAAGCAGGTTATTTAGGTTCGATTGCAGCTTTTATCGGTTTTACATTACCGTCTTTTGTTTTATTAACTTTTCTCGCCGTTGCAAATAATGAATTTGGTCATGCAGTTATTGTTGAGTATATTATTATAGCTGCGAAATTATTAGCTGTAGTGGTTGTTACAGATGCATTGTGGGGAATGATAAAAAAGAATTTAACGTCAATTACAACTGTTATCACGGCATTATTAACAATGGTATGGTTAATATTTAGTGATGGCTTATTGGGACAAATAGTTCCTATTATTATAGCGAGTATTATTGGGTATTTATGGTCATTTAAAACACAACCAGTACTTAATCAACAGCTAATAAAACCCATTCGACCTCATAGTGGATTACTCGTTACTTTTTTGAGTTTATTTGTCTTATTACCATTCATTGTAACTGCAAATGGTAGTGTGAATTTATTTACTATTTTCTATCAAGCGGGCAGTTTTGTTTTTGGCGGTGGTCATGTGGTATTGCCATTATTACAACCAATGCTCGATGGGATGATTACGGATAATACTTTTTTAAGTGCTTATGCTTCTGCGCAGTTAGTACCTGGGCCAATGTTTACTATGGCGAGTTATTTGGGGGCTTCGGCAATGCCCTCTACGCCTCTTTGGGGAAGTTTAGTTGCGACCGTTGCTGTTTTTCTTCCAGGTAGTTTACTCTTATTCGCTTTTCTTCCTGCGTGGAAAGCGTTATTTACTCATCCTCGATTAACTTACGCAATTTTATTAATAAATGCTTGTGTCGTTGGTTTATTAGGCAGTGCATTTATTAATCCGGTAATAACAAGTTCAATTAAATCAGTTTCAGATGTTATAGCAATTGTTGCTGGATATATTTTAATCAAAAAATGGCGATGCCCTGTATGGATGTTAGCGATCGTGTTGTTTATATATGTTCTGATAATCAAGTTATAA
- a CDS encoding ABC transporter permease, producing MISAFVRHRAPIITSLMLVSLWLLFTIYSPQTFTHIRIYTSFMSTIPFTAMLAFCLTLLVIAREIDMSFPSIIALGGYVFSATFQATQSPLLAFTAAAIVGILCGILNGLLVVCFNIPSIIATIGSQFFIGGLTTVIADGLALSLPEIRDSWFHTIMVGRIADVIPAQAIWCIIILALLWLLLSRHVFGDNINFIGDNPKAAEMMGVPVARTRLLLFILMGLMSAIVGIFVSLEMSSWWPNQGQGYMLLVFASVFIGGTSVLGGRGTLLGTFFGACIIGILEAGIISAGLAGFWTRLVYGVIIIISLIIHSILLKQHKGTWRQLIH from the coding sequence ATGATTTCCGCTTTTGTTCGTCATCGAGCACCAATCATTACCAGCCTAATGTTGGTAAGCTTATGGTTATTATTTACCATTTATAGCCCACAAACATTTACCCATATTCGTATTTATACTTCATTCATGTCAACGATCCCTTTCACTGCAATGTTAGCCTTTTGCTTAACATTATTAGTCATTGCTCGTGAAATTGATATGAGTTTTCCATCGATTATTGCGCTTGGAGGCTACGTTTTTTCTGCTACATTTCAAGCAACACAATCTCCCCTGCTTGCCTTTACTGCTGCAGCCATCGTTGGTATTTTATGTGGCATATTAAATGGTCTTTTAGTGGTCTGTTTTAATATCCCTTCAATTATAGCTACTATTGGCAGTCAATTTTTTATCGGTGGTTTAACAACGGTTATTGCTGATGGATTGGCATTAAGCTTGCCTGAAATTCGTGATAGCTGGTTTCATACCATAATGGTTGGGAGAATTGCGGATGTTATCCCTGCACAAGCTATATGGTGTATCATCATTTTAGCGTTATTATGGTTACTGCTATCACGACATGTCTTTGGTGATAACATTAATTTTATTGGTGACAATCCCAAAGCGGCAGAAATGATGGGCGTGCCTGTTGCTCGTACGCGATTATTATTGTTTATTTTAATGGGATTAATGTCTGCGATTGTCGGTATTTTTGTTAGTCTTGAAATGAGCAGTTGGTGGCCAAATCAGGGGCAAGGCTACATGCTTTTGGTTTTTGCTTCCGTTTTTATCGGTGGTACATCAGTACTTGGTGGACGTGGCACACTTTTAGGTACCTTTTTTGGTGCTTGTATTATCGGTATTTTAGAAGCTGGTATTATCAGTGCTGGGCTAGCTGGTTTTTGGACTCGATTAGTCTATGGCGTAATAATTATAATTTCTTTAATTATTCATAGTATTTTACTAAAGCAACATAAAGGCACATGGCGGCAATTGATTCACTAA
- a CDS encoding LysR family transcriptional regulator yields MLENLQQMVILAAIGHEQNFTRAAERLGISKSQVSKQVRYLEERLGCQLVQRSTRTVVLTEIGLQYADYGQQLLDTVNEAEAMVAGYRNEIKGVLRIGIAQSFGNIHITSALAEFQKSNPELELEISLFDHRPNLLEEGFDCWIAIHEHPPEGMVARKLANCDFIVVASPDYIAQHGQLETPSDLRHHNCITYQSRERKYVNWAFSRDGVQQSIRVRGNYRIDNAPAVLDAAVSGLGIAYLSTYLMTDELESHKLIQLLPEWKTTVDLPIYAVYPRRKYLAPKVRCFIDFMAERMAQAPYKSPQL; encoded by the coding sequence ATGTTAGAAAATCTTCAACAAATGGTCATCTTGGCAGCAATAGGCCATGAACAAAATTTTACTCGAGCAGCAGAGCGATTAGGTATATCTAAATCTCAAGTAAGTAAGCAAGTACGCTATTTAGAAGAACGCTTAGGTTGTCAATTAGTTCAGCGTAGTACACGGACCGTCGTTTTAACTGAAATTGGTTTACAATATGCCGATTATGGTCAACAACTACTTGATACTGTTAATGAAGCTGAAGCAATGGTGGCAGGTTATCGCAATGAAATCAAAGGGGTGCTAAGAATTGGAATTGCTCAATCTTTTGGCAATATCCACATCACATCGGCTTTAGCTGAATTTCAAAAAAGTAATCCTGAACTAGAGTTAGAAATTAGTCTATTTGATCATCGGCCTAATTTATTAGAGGAAGGATTTGATTGTTGGATAGCGATTCATGAACATCCACCGGAAGGTATGGTGGCAAGAAAATTAGCAAATTGTGACTTTATCGTCGTTGCATCACCTGATTATATTGCTCAGCATGGCCAGCTAGAAACACCCAGTGATTTACGCCACCATAATTGCATTACTTACCAAAGCCGAGAACGTAAGTATGTTAACTGGGCTTTCTCTCGTGATGGTGTACAGCAATCAATTCGTGTTCGGGGTAATTACCGCATAGATAATGCACCTGCCGTGTTAGATGCGGCAGTCAGTGGCTTAGGTATTGCTTATTTATCAACCTACCTAATGACTGATGAACTTGAAAGTCATAAATTAATTCAGCTACTCCCCGAATGGAAAACAACCGTTGATTTACCCATTTATGCGGTTTATCCACGTAGAAAATACCTCGCCCCTAAAGTGCGTTGCTTTATTGATTTTATGGCAGAGCGTATGGCACAAGCACCCTATAAATCACCGCAGTTATAA
- a CDS encoding sugar ABC transporter substrate-binding protein, translating into MKHLSKKFSTLMLASLALASTCAHAIPSGKDMSIWIDVGGPVGGPYATVIQNGAKQAAEDLDANLRVVYSDWQPQKMIENFKQAVSADPSGIIIMGHPGDSAYQPLIMEAESKGINVTAIDTALPASMNAMQNKGFGYVGVSNAKRGIKLAAEALRRGKFKAGDRALVWGIKDIAERSKSTRGMIKTLEQAGLTVDFLQISPETDKDPSLGTAAITSYLASHMTTTLILVDHGSLTSQMANFLRNAGVRPKEIFVAGFSLSPATADAIRSNYVQLVADSQPYLMGYLSVVQTVLSKRYGFSGLNINTGAGFIDLNNIDYIAPLAAKGIR; encoded by the coding sequence ATGAAACATTTATCTAAAAAATTCTCAACACTAATGCTGGCAAGTCTCGCATTAGCTTCTACCTGTGCACACGCTATACCTTCAGGCAAAGACATGTCAATTTGGATTGATGTTGGTGGACCTGTTGGCGGCCCTTATGCCACTGTTATTCAAAATGGAGCAAAGCAAGCAGCGGAAGATCTTGATGCTAATTTACGGGTTGTTTATTCTGACTGGCAACCTCAAAAGATGATCGAAAATTTCAAACAAGCGGTTTCTGCTGACCCATCCGGTATTATTATCATGGGTCATCCTGGTGATAGCGCCTATCAACCTTTAATTATGGAAGCTGAAAGTAAAGGTATTAATGTTACAGCTATTGATACTGCACTTCCTGCAAGTATGAATGCAATGCAAAATAAAGGCTTTGGTTATGTTGGGGTAAGTAATGCAAAACGCGGTATAAAACTCGCAGCTGAAGCATTACGTCGAGGTAAATTTAAAGCAGGTGATCGTGCGTTAGTCTGGGGAATAAAAGATATTGCTGAGCGTAGTAAATCTACACGAGGTATGATAAAAACATTAGAGCAAGCAGGATTAACCGTTGATTTTCTTCAAATTTCACCAGAAACAGATAAAGACCCATCTTTAGGTACTGCAGCAATTACTTCATATCTTGCTAGTCATATGACAACCACATTGATCTTAGTTGATCATGGTTCACTTACTTCGCAAATGGCTAATTTTTTGCGTAATGCAGGTGTAAGACCTAAAGAGATCTTTGTGGCAGGGTTTAGCTTATCCCCTGCAACCGCCGATGCTATTCGTAGTAACTACGTACAATTAGTGGCTGATAGTCAACCTTACCTGATGGGGTATTTATCAGTTGTACAAACAGTGCTAAGTAAACGTTATGGTTTTTCAGGTTTAAATATTAATACGGGTGCTGGTTTTATTGATCTCAATAATATTGATTATATTGCACCATTAGCAGCAAAAGGTATTCGTTAA
- a CDS encoding DinI-like family protein — protein sequence MRIELMVNKNNVPNDVFYQVESEFTRRMEISWPNALVRVRLGGANELNVLGALKEDKLQIEAELEAMFNESEDWLEQPSYDM from the coding sequence ATGCGTATTGAATTAATGGTTAATAAAAATAACGTACCTAACGATGTTTTTTATCAGGTTGAATCTGAGTTTACTCGTCGTATGGAAATCTCTTGGCCAAATGCATTGGTACGAGTACGTTTAGGCGGAGCCAATGAGTTGAATGTCTTAGGTGCTTTAAAAGAAGATAAACTACAAATTGAAGCAGAACTTGAAGCGATGTTTAATGAATCTGAAGATTGGTTAGAACAACCCAGTTATGATATGTAG
- a CDS encoding tyrosine-type recombinase/integrase — MTIEPSNALIHNEFNLRPGTLRQQTAVSQQTRQRDHFIANPALAYINSLAATDTTGGQANARYTLERFSRFLLTSTFDKIDWIVLLTTPSLIEKAMAAFLIHRAKTKAKMKGLFYDPQRSLKNLHINPLKKALLIVSDYFYQQRQISLSQHVDWKNAIEQFSVHHQSATELEQGWLPPIYTEQKLAIELTSQAKIMLEAFSCFCIRPCIERMDWYSVLYAPVLQTSMQSFLSSRLTMKSSDRKQDYAPATADNLLRMLRGVAHHAWLSESISIETLQRIKAIKLPRGSRQSSGRYLSYSDVDRISALTLAQSNKIKALRDNAIFWLMYESGLRRAEVIGLDISDIDLYLCKIRVMGKGNKERYVPFSKSSDLYAAIEQWLIVRSQHPQQISSFFCGVNRYQQLTSQRLTTQTLNDLCKHIHQLGFSRQISPHDFRHSVATNLLRSGYDLLLVSKFMGHSSITTTQRYDRRTDDELQGVTPGR; from the coding sequence ATGACGATCGAACCATCAAACGCTTTAATACATAACGAGTTTAATCTTAGACCAGGAACGTTGCGTCAACAAACTGCGGTTAGTCAGCAAACCCGTCAACGAGATCATTTTATTGCTAATCCCGCACTGGCCTATATTAATTCACTTGCAGCAACAGATACCACTGGTGGTCAAGCAAATGCGCGTTATACATTAGAGCGTTTTAGCCGATTTCTACTGACATCAACATTTGATAAAATTGATTGGATTGTGCTATTAACAACCCCTTCTCTTATTGAAAAAGCAATGGCGGCTTTTTTAATTCATCGAGCAAAAACTAAAGCAAAGATGAAAGGATTATTTTATGATCCACAGCGTTCACTGAAGAATTTACATATTAATCCATTAAAGAAAGCGTTATTAATTGTCAGTGATTATTTTTATCAGCAACGACAGATTTCATTATCTCAGCATGTGGATTGGAAAAATGCTATCGAACAATTTTCAGTTCATCATCAATCTGCAACTGAATTAGAACAAGGTTGGCTACCTCCAATTTATACAGAACAAAAGTTAGCGATTGAATTAACATCACAAGCTAAAATTATGCTTGAAGCATTCAGTTGTTTTTGTATAAGACCTTGTATTGAAAGGATGGATTGGTATAGCGTTCTTTATGCTCCAGTATTACAAACATCAATGCAATCGTTTTTATCATCTCGCTTAACCATGAAAAGTAGTGATAGAAAACAAGATTATGCCCCAGCCACTGCTGATAACTTATTAAGAATGTTACGGGGTGTTGCTCACCATGCTTGGTTATCAGAATCTATTTCGATTGAAACCTTACAACGAATTAAGGCCATAAAACTACCGCGAGGCTCACGACAATCAAGTGGAAGATATTTAAGTTATTCAGATGTTGACCGAATATCGGCACTAACTTTAGCACAATCAAATAAGATTAAAGCATTGAGAGATAATGCTATTTTTTGGTTAATGTATGAATCTGGCTTACGACGCGCGGAAGTTATTGGGCTTGATATCAGTGATATTGATCTTTATTTATGTAAAATACGCGTTATGGGTAAAGGTAATAAAGAGCGTTATGTTCCCTTCTCAAAGAGTAGTGATCTTTATGCTGCAATTGAACAATGGCTTATCGTCCGTTCTCAACATCCACAACAAATATCGAGTTTCTTTTGTGGTGTCAATCGTTATCAGCAACTAACATCACAACGTTTAACAACTCAAACGTTAAATGATCTTTGTAAGCATATTCATCAATTGGGGTTTTCACGTCAAATATCACCCCATGATTTTCGCCACTCGGTAGCAACAAATTTATTACGCTCAGGTTATGATTTACTATTAGTCAGCAAGTTTATGGGGCACAGCAGTATTACAACGACCCAACGTTATGACCGCCGAACAGATGATGAATTACAAGGAGTCACACCGGGCCGTTAA
- a CDS encoding sigma-70 family RNA polymerase sigma factor, with product MEAKESYQKQAFETDVIQLYLRDISLKPLLTKKEEVLYSRKSLTGDKNAKKIMIESNLRLVVNIAKHYRSSSLQFSDLIDEGNIGLMTAVDKFDPEKGFRFSTYATYATWWIKQTIERAIHNQSRTIRLPVHVSKEINTILRTHKKLLLLKIKNLKMTM from the coding sequence ATGGAAGCTAAAGAGAGTTATCAGAAACAAGCTTTTGAAACTGATGTTATTCAATTATATCTTCGTGATATTTCACTAAAACCACTTCTCACTAAAAAAGAAGAAGTACTTTATAGTCGTAAATCATTAACGGGAGATAAAAACGCAAAGAAGATCATGATTGAGAGTAATTTACGTTTAGTTGTTAATATTGCTAAGCATTATCGCAGTAGCTCTCTTCAATTTAGTGATCTTATTGATGAAGGAAATATTGGTCTTATGACCGCGGTTGATAAGTTTGATCCAGAAAAAGGTTTTCGATTTTCAACATATGCAACATATGCAACATGGTGGATCAAACAAACAATAGAGCGTGCTATCCATAATCAAAGTCGTACCATTCGTTTACCTGTACATGTATCAAAAGAAATTAATACTATCCTACGAACACATAAAAAATTACTTCTACTCAAAATAAAGAACCTAAAAATGACGATGTAG